GAGGAGGAGCTCATGGCGCTGGTGACCCTGATCGCCTTCATGAACACCGCGAACCGGCTGAACGTCATCCTGGAGCAGCCGGCGGGCGACTACCAGGCCGGTCAGTTCAAGTAGCCGCGGAGCACCGGGCCCTGGGAGGGTCCTAGGGCCCGAGCTGCGCGCGCAGCCACTGCTCCACCTCGCCCACGTGCGCGGCCGCCGTCGCGCGGGCCGCCTCCGGGTCACGGGCCGCCAGGGCCCGGTGGATCGCCGCGTGCTCACGGCGGGTGCGGGCTAAGGCGCCCTCCTCCTGGTAGCCACGCCAGACCCGGGCACGGAACGTCCCGTGACGACAGGCCCTCCAGGACCCGCCACCCGCGTCTACGGCCTCTGAACCGGCTCCGCCAGCCGCGTCGGCGGCAGGAAGTCCCGCACATACGTCCGCTCCCAGCACGCGCCCGTCTCCCGCAGCTCGCGCCATGTCGTGTAGCGGTACCGGAACAGGCGGGCGCGCACGAACCGCGGGGGCTCGTCCGGCGGGAACGGGGAGCGGCGCAGCAGCTTCAGCGTGGCCCGGTCGTTCTCCAGCAGCCGCTCCACCAGCGTCCCGAACCAGGGGTCGGCGTAGGCGGGAGAGAGGGCCGCGAACCACATCAGCCAGTCCAGCCGCAGATGGTAGGGCGCGTACTGGCGCGGCCAGCGCCGCGGATCGCCCGGCTTGCCCTTGAACTCGTACTCGAGCCAGCCCGCGTCCGCGCGCGGCACCTCGTCCGCGGTGCCCTCCACCACCACCTCGTACCGCACCCGGCTCACGCTGCCGAACGCCCCGTAGGTGTTGACCAGGTGGAGCGGGTCGAAGGAGCGGTTCATGACCTGACGGCGGGAGAGCATGTTGCGGACCGGCTGGTAGCTGAGGACCAGGAGCGAAACGGCCACCGTGAGCACCACCACGACGTACCACAGCGGGGCATCGGGCACGTCCGGCGGATCGGTGGGGAACCGTACAGCCGACAGTGCCAGCACGATCGTGAGCCAGTTCAGCCAGGCGAAGTTGCCCGACAGCACCAGCCACAGCTGGGTGACGATCATCAGCGACGCGGCGGCCGTCGCGATGGGCTGCGGGGTGAACAGCAGGAACGGCACCACGAGCTGGGTGACGTGGTTCGCGGCCACCTCGACGCGGTGCACGGGCGCCGGCAGACGGTGGAAGAACCAGCTCAGCGGGCCGGGCATCGGCTGGGTCTCGTGGTGATAGTCCAGGCAGGTGAGCTCGCGCCAGCAGGCGTCCCCGCGCATCTTGATCAGTCCCGCGCCGAACTCCACGCGGAACAGGATCCACCGCAGCAGGAACAGCACGACGACCGGCGGCGCCACCTCGTCGTTGCCGAGGAACACGGCGAGGAACCCGACCTCCAGCAGCAGCGACTCCCAGCCGAACGAGTACCAGGTCTGCCCGACGTTGACGATCGACAGGTACAGCACCCACGGCACCAGCCACAGCAGCATGCCGCCCCACAACGGCAGCAGCGAGTCGACCCCCGCCAGCAGCGCCGCCGACACCGCACAGCCCGCCCAGGCGCAGAGCGCGAAGAAGCGGTCCGAGTAGTGCCACTGGAACAGGCTCGGCGCCCGCTTGAACGGCACCCGCTCCACGAACCGCGGCACAGGCAGCATGCCGCGCCGCCCGATCAGCGGGCGGAACTGGAGCACCGCCGTCAGGAACGCCACCAGGTAGACGGCGGCCAGCGCCCGCTGGAAGACCAGCCGGGTCAGCCAGTAGTCGGGGGCATCGAACCAGTCCACAGCCGTGCGGACCTCCTCCCGGTGCGGCGCCCTGCCTGGGCGTCACGCTCCGTGTGCCGTCGCTCCGGTTGCGTGACACAAGTGATCAAAGCACACAATAGTGACGTATGGCCCCGAACGGGCCGAGGTGAGCGGGAGGACGAGGTGCGGACACCCACCGGGACCGTCGTCCTGGCCTGCGTGCTCTCGGCGGTGCTCCTCCTCTCGGCCTGCGTCGGCCACACCACCCGGCCCCCCGGCGCCGCCCGTCCGGGCGACGCGGGCACCGGTGGAGAACTGCTCCTCCTGTCGGCCGCGGCTCCGGGGCCCGACCCGTTCACGGACTCCACTGCCCTCACGGCGGCTACCCCGTCCCCCGCCCCGCGAACGTCACCTCGCACCGACCGGGCCTTCGCCGCCGGCGGGCCACGCTCCCTCTCCGGCGGCACGCCCGGCCTGTACGGCGGCACCGAGCGGACCGGCAGCTGTGACATCGGCCGGCAGGTCGGCCACCTCGTCCGCGACTCCGCCAGGGGCCGCGCCTTCGCCGAGGTCGTGGGCATCTCCCCGGCGGCGCTCCCCGACCATGTGCGCGCGCTGACCCCGGTGGTGCTGCGCGCCGACACCCGCGTCACCGGCCACGGCTTCCGCGCCGGGCGGATCACCCGGCACCAGTCCGTTCTCCAGGCCGGCACCGCCATCCTCGTGGACGACCGGGGCCTGCCGCGCGTGCGGTGCGCCTGCGGCAACCCGCTCGGTCCGCCTGCCGGGTTTCATGGCACTCCGGTCGTCAGAGGCACTCCCTGGCCCGGCTACCGGCCCGAACGGGTGATCGCCGTGACCCCGGCCCCGCGGGCCCTCGCCGGTTTCACGATCATCGACGTCACCGCCCGGACCTGGATCGAACGCCGTACCGGCCACGACGTACGCCACGACCGGACCCTGCCGCCCCCTGCCCTGCTGACGGACCCCCCGTACTCGTCCCGGCCGGCACGGTCGCCGGAGAACCACGTGCCGCCGGAAGCGGAGCCGGACCCCGGCCCGGACGGCGCATCTTCCTGGGACACCCCGGCCGAGGTGAGTCTCCCCGCCGCGCCAACGCCCCTTCCGCCGACCGGCGGGACCGACCCGCCTCCCGAACCGCCGGCCGAGCCGGAGGACCCCGCGGGCCCCGACGAGGTCGGTCCCGATGCCGTCCCCGACAACCCCGATCCCCCCGACGGGGCCGGGCTGATCCCCGACGACCGGTCCGCCGAACGCATCCCCGGCAGCCCCACAGGCGTCTTCAGCAACTGAGGGCCGATCCGGCGTCGCGGCTCGTAGACTCAGTACATCCGGTCGAAGAATCGGACGAATCCTGGCAAGGTGGGCCCATGGCTGATCGGGGAGCGAGTGCCCTGTCCCTTCCGGACGGCTGGCCCGCCCACCCGGACCCGATCCTCGTGCTCAACCGGATGGGCAGCTTCGACTGGGATCTGGACACCGGCCTGATGCAGATGGACGCCCAGGCCCACGAAGTCTTCGACGTGCGCCCCGACGAGTACGACGACCACCCCGAGACCCTCGCCAAGCGCGTCCCGCCCGACGAGTCACGGCGCCTGGACACCGCGGTCTCCCAGGCCCTGAAGGACGGCAGCGAGAACTACGGCGCCTACTTCCGCGTCCGCCGCCGCGACG
The Streptomyces tuirus genome window above contains:
- a CDS encoding lipase maturation factor family protein; this encodes MDWFDAPDYWLTRLVFQRALAAVYLVAFLTAVLQFRPLIGRRGMLPVPRFVERVPFKRAPSLFQWHYSDRFFALCAWAGCAVSAALLAGVDSLLPLWGGMLLWLVPWVLYLSIVNVGQTWYSFGWESLLLEVGFLAVFLGNDEVAPPVVVLFLLRWILFRVEFGAGLIKMRGDACWRELTCLDYHHETQPMPGPLSWFFHRLPAPVHRVEVAANHVTQLVVPFLLFTPQPIATAAASLMIVTQLWLVLSGNFAWLNWLTIVLALSAVRFPTDPPDVPDAPLWYVVVVLTVAVSLLVLSYQPVRNMLSRRQVMNRSFDPLHLVNTYGAFGSVSRVRYEVVVEGTADEVPRADAGWLEYEFKGKPGDPRRWPRQYAPYHLRLDWLMWFAALSPAYADPWFGTLVERLLENDRATLKLLRRSPFPPDEPPRFVRARLFRYRYTTWRELRETGACWERTYVRDFLPPTRLAEPVQRP
- a CDS encoding DUF6777 domain-containing protein is translated as MRTPTGTVVLACVLSAVLLLSACVGHTTRPPGAARPGDAGTGGELLLLSAAAPGPDPFTDSTALTAATPSPAPRTSPRTDRAFAAGGPRSLSGGTPGLYGGTERTGSCDIGRQVGHLVRDSARGRAFAEVVGISPAALPDHVRALTPVVLRADTRVTGHGFRAGRITRHQSVLQAGTAILVDDRGLPRVRCACGNPLGPPAGFHGTPVVRGTPWPGYRPERVIAVTPAPRALAGFTIIDVTARTWIERRTGHDVRHDRTLPPPALLTDPPYSSRPARSPENHVPPEAEPDPGPDGASSWDTPAEVSLPAAPTPLPPTGGTDPPPEPPAEPEDPAGPDEVGPDAVPDNPDPPDGAGLIPDDRSAERIPGSPTGVFSN